The Tachysurus vachellii isolate PV-2020 chromosome 23, HZAU_Pvac_v1, whole genome shotgun sequence genome segment TCCATGTgcaagacagaaagaaacacaTAAGAAAAAGATTACAATGAAAAACAGGGAGAGACTCCAGAAGAGAGGGAGAACGGGgggaagaaaaaaggagagagtcCAAGACAGGAAAATAGAGAGATTTGACAGACTAAAGAAGAGACTCAAGAGAAAAAGTGACTCCGGAGAGActtgggggagagagagagagagagagagagagagagagagagagagagagagagagagagagagagagagagagactgagatagagtgagagactgagatagagtgagagactgagatagagtgagattgtgtgagagagactgagatagtgagagagactgagatagtgagagagagagactgagatagtgtgagagagactgagatagtgagagagagagactgagatagtgagagagagagactgagatagtgagagagagagactgagatagtgagagagagagactgagatagtgagagagactgagagtgagagagagagactgagatagtgtgagagagagactgagatagtgagagagagagactgagatagtgagagagagactgagatagtgagagagagactgagatagtgagagagagagactgagatagtgagagagagagactgagatagTGAGactgagatagtgagagagagagactgagatagtgtgagagagagactgagatagtgagagagagagactgagatagtgagagagagagactgagatagtgagagagagagactgagatagtgagagagagagactgagatagtgagagagagagactgagatagtgagagagagagactgagatagtgtgagagagtgagagagagactgagatagtatgacagagagtgagatagtGAGCACTCTCAGAAGTAGAGATTCAGGGAAGGAATATGAGTGAAAATAcaagagagagactcagagccAGAAAGTGACTCAGGTCGACTTTAAAGCAGTGTTTCACTTTCAAGCCAAATTATTCTCTCACTGTGGCTTTTGTCCAACTATGATTCATGGTTTATTCTGCAGAAAGtcatgagaaagagagaacatgaCCAGAAGATCCCTCACCTCAACATACACatctaaaataaacaccaccacTAATTAGCACCTAATTACATCATTTCAGTTATTCCATCTGAacccttaataataataataataataataataataacaataacaataataacaataataacaacaacaacacgtGATTTCAGCAAAACTACATCAGAAAATctgatcaaataaaaacaagctccacatcaaatgaatcaaaatcaCAGCACGAGTCGCTAATATTCTAAACGATTCGGTTCATAGACGCCGAATCGGATTAAGGTCacgtaaataaaaaaacacgtaGACATTCGAGTAAAACCGCCCAATCTGGCAACTCTGTACACACAATTGTTTGTAAACAATTGCAAATCTGGCAGAAATTCGTTATCAGCCGCAGATTCCGTGTCCGAATAAATCGACACAACACCGAAAAGTGTGAAaacgtgaaaacaaaaacaaacgaaaaaaaaGTGCGCAGCAAAATTATGCACACAAACGGTGCGATTTTCACCCGTAGCCATGGCGACAGCGCGAGCGTTTGGTTCCACGCACGAGCgcataaagaaagagaaagcgaCTTTCGAGCAAAGTTACAATTTCGGTTGTAACGCGTGGCTTCGAATCAGCACGCGCGCATTTACGCGCTTTACACGCCACAGTAAAAAAGAAACAGCACCGTTACCTGGACTTTGCGAGCCTCGCGCACACTTTTAAACCCAGTCTGCTGCTCACATTCAAGCTCGCGCGCACAGACCGGACGAGTGAGCCGTGCTGCGCGAGACCGTCCTCCAAACCCCAAAGCTGCTGCGCAGAAATCACGCAGAATATCGCGAGCGGTGAAGATCACTATGTGGCAGGAAGCACATAATCATACAGCACCAAACAGAATAggatgagataagatgagataagatgagataaacatgtttattattatttatataaacacagtcattattgttttattcagtCACCTCGAGGAAAacatctctcactcacacacacacacacacacacacacacacacacacacacacacacacactctgtctcactcacacacacatactctctcactcactcacacacacacactcacacacactctgtctcactcacacacacatactctctcactcactcacactcacacacacacatactctctctcacttacacacacacacatacacacacacacatatacttacacacacacatactcataaacactctcacacacactcacttacactcactcacacacatacactctcacacactcactcactcactctctcacacacacacacacacactttggtttAGAATCACTGATCGGCCTACCTGCATGTTTTAGGGAGCTGGAGGAAACttgagaacccagaggaaacccatggGAGTTGTTATGAAGGAGCAAATCAGTCTTTTAGCTGGTAACAGATTGCCCCATTTTGCTTCTCGCTTTTATAACAGaggtgctaataataataataactgctgTTTCTCACaaacattaaactttaaatataacCACATGTaattagaaaagaaaactgttgtaagaaataaatgaaagatgtGGCATTATGTGAAGATACAACATCATCTtcatggtaacagtaactccacttcatcacaccaccgAAAAAAACTGTTCAATAACAGCAAGATACCAACATCTTCACTAAGTAGTTTATTTAGTGGATTAAACACGAGGCTGATGAAAGTACCACTGCAGAACGAAACTGTcctacagtgtttattgttcaTTTCCACGGTCAAGACGACTCAGACACACCTCTTCTGTTGGCTGTCTTGTAAAACAGTAATGACAGTCAGGCCAAAAGCCCTAAGAGAAGCAGCCAGCTCATTTGTAAACAATCCTGCAGGCTAAATAAAAACCAACTACAGTGATCCATGTGACTGAAGCGATTCATTACACTCAGTACACGTGTCTGTTCGGGctgtaaaataataacacaTCAATGCACAGACTCACATGCATGCTGAGATTATTAGGatgctgctgtttttaaaaCTCAGACTCAGGTATGCAGGATGCAACAAAACATAAATAGCAAAAgtaattttattctatttaatttgtattagatttaaaaaaaaaacttaataaatttcatttttctatttatttatttatttaaaatgtgtttcaaaagtaaaaagtaaattgGAGATTAGAAATCTGTATTAATTGTATAGTGCTTTGTAGTCTAACCGGTATAAAATTGGGTCTTAAGTGTTCGAGTGCCGTCTTGCGTACAGTTCAGGAATTACATGTCATCTTATTTATGTCCGCTAGAGAGCGCCCGTGCctttacaaaataatttctgACCTTACAGTTAGActttcattctctcactctctctcactcattttctaccgcttatccgaactacctcgggtcacgggtagcctgtgcctcaagcgtcatcgggcatcaaggcaggatacaacctggacggagtgccaacccatcacagggcacacacacactctcattcactcacacactacagacaattttccagagatgccaatcaacctaccatgcatgtctttggaccaggggaggaaaccggagtacccggaggaaacccctgaggcacggggagaacatgcaaactccacacacacaaggtggaggcgggaatcgaacccccaaccctggaggtgtaaggcgaacgtgctaaccactaagccaccgcgcccaccgctttcattattaaaaaatgtttattcatcttcagtaagcactttatcacTTTATCAATGGAACACTGGGTGTAAGGCTGGAATAAACTCCAGTCCAGGATTTTTGGGATGTGTAGGGAAACCAGACAAACATGAAGCTCTACACATAAAAATAGTTCGGGACTAAACTGGGGAATTGTTTGATTCTTTAGATAACATAAGCCATGGAAAATTCTACCTGTCTCTAATGAGTTACTTCACCTTCTACGTGTCAAGATAGATGAGCGTTGAAATCTGAACAAACTGGTTTGAAATGGGACATAAATCCGATTTATCCTGCTGTGTGAACCAAATCATCACAGTACCTGTGGTAAGTTAACACTGTGGAGGTCATAGTGCATTGTGTAACTAGTTTAGAAGCATCAACTGTCAAGTTACTTTATCACATTTCTTTCTATCTGTTGGCCTCTCCTtatttctttgtctgtctctctctcctttgtcTGTCTATCCTGTTTGTCTCAACATCCAAGCCTCTGCTTTGTCTGttgtttcctctttctctccccattTCTTTCTGCCAATCTCACTCTCTGTTAATCTccatctgtgtctgtctgtctgtctgtctgtctgtctgtctgtctgtctctctctctctctctttcaggtgGTGTTTGCCTCTTGTGACTGTAATCAGAGACTGAAATAGCTCTCCTAGAGAGCCCGTGCCCGAAGAGCTGAAGTGGCGCCTCTTTCCAAAAATAGAGCTGATGGGGTGGTACgctttaattaactttttttttttttttttttttaaataaaaaaaaaagaagaagaagaatttgaGTTATTTTTGTGATGTTGTATTAAATATCACAATTGAGTGGTAAAGTTAATCATTCCTGGATAAAGAATGAGAAAAGTGGACACCATATGATATGTATGTTTAGTACTAACAAGGTGGAGACCAAATGTCCTACAGTATGTGACACATCTATGGGAAGtataggtggtgtgtgtgtgtgtgtgtgtgtgggtgtgtgtgtgtgtatgtattaccTAGGTCCTGCCCCCATCTCTGCTTCATCTCCACCTCATTTTTCtacaagaaacagaaaaaattgtgtgagaacacaaacacacactcatcggGGCGTCCCTGCTGAAACCACGTTAGCTGtactcatctttctctctcttaccgtccctttcacacacacgcctagcctcacaattacacacacacccacacacacagctgccaaCATGTGCCTTTCAGCAGCTTTCCTCCTGCTGACTCTGTGCGGTGAGTTTGCTGGGATTATGTCttatttttctgttctgttgtcTATTACACATATACTTTATCAGGTACTGGAGTGTATCCTTGATTTTGCATGCAAAATTGAtaactgggatgtgtgtgtgtgtgtgtgtgttcaaatgaataaatgaatttgcTTGCTTCAGACATGAAGATGAGATTGTGTTCTTCTTCTACAGTAGCAACATGGACTTTACACGTGTTTTCATTGTTGGGTAAATAATTTGTAAAGGTTGTTAAATAAGTTTCCAGTTTTAGGAGGAAAGTGATGTATTTGGCTAGAAGTGACAGTGTCCATAATGTACCTTTAAAGCTTATTAAGGTTTAGTTATGTTCCTTATACTATAGGTTGGAAGATGCATTTTTAAAGTAGAAGGCAAAAGGGTAATTAGTTAGACTTTGCAAAAGAAAACTTACAATACAATCAGAAAGAAATGGTACTAAGAGTACCTTCTGTTATTGCTACAGCGGTACCCTGAAGCATGAACTTCTGTACATTAAGTACATGTGCTCTAGAAAGcattactgtacactgtatgtacattacattacacagaGAATGGCACAGAgagtttattttccttttttttcctgagtgCATACTTCATAGACTGTCATGTAAAGTCAGTTTTAAGTACCCTTATCTTCTGTACCTAGAAACTTGGGAAAAAGTTCCATGTTTAATTTTAGCATTAAAAGGAAAACCGTCATGTCATCataaggccagtgctttttaaGATTTGAAAGTGTTGCTTATGAGTAATCGCAGGTGGTGGTGATGTTTTCAGTGAAAAAGATACGTAACCTGGTTACCCATGACGTACAAATCTCTCCCTGTTGCACTTCTGCACCTGGTCTTTCATGCATGACTGAATATAGAACCGCTTTATACTGCATTGATCAGGGCAAAAAAGTAGAATGTGGCTGTATTTATGCACActatatttttctcttatttcccTGTGGGTTGTAGGCGGGAGGGATTAGAGAGGGTCTTTGGTGTGGCATCAATAGAATCTTTCAAAATACCATAATAACCATGTTCTAAGACTTTACCCAGTAAAACGTACAATTTCCATGCTTAACATGCTCGCTTTTAGTAAACTGGTGTTTTAAACATAGGCAGTTGGGACTTCTTTCTACGACTCCTTTTATAGGCGTTTTTCCCCCCCTGAATGCAGGAACTATACTGTATGTCGACCTTCATGAGAAGATAAACAACATGTGTAATACTAGGATGTTTAGTAAACACCATATAATGTTGTTAGTAAAAACACTGAGCATGCATCATCATTTTTCCTTACAAGTTCCTCATGTCTCAATTTTCCGTCTCCACTTTCAGGTCCTTCTTTTGGTCAGTATCTGTCCAGGTTCAACATGGCGGGAGTCACTGGTTTGGTCTGGTTTGACTCCATACAACAGACAGCCAACGTAAACCTCAATGGCACAGGGATAGAAACTTGTGGTTCCTTTAATCTGACGCTCACAGAGTTTCCAGTAATGTATGGTCATGTAGCCCAGCCCTGTCTGAAAGCGCACATAGGAAAGCGTGTGTTCACATTGTCCGTTAACAATTCCATTTCTGTGGTTAACATTTCCCAAATGCTCCAGCTAATTCCAAATCTGGAAGCACGCTCTTTATTGGTAGAATCATGTAATGGCATTAACGCTTGTGCAGGTGTCATAGCAGAGTCAACGGTCACCACTTGGCAGGCCCGGTTCTTTAGTGTCGTGGCTGGAAATATCTACCTCCGGCAAATATCAGGGCAGCCGAGCGGCACACTTCTTTCTAACTTGGTCAGTCTGAATCAGAATAACTCCTCTTTTGATAATGTGAGTGTTTTTCTATCTCAGAGCTCTGCTGCTAGCTGTGAAGCATTTCTGGGGAGCCTGAACCCAAACAGTTTGATAAAGTTGGGCCAGCTGATGGTAGGCAATCCTCTTGAACCTGTCAAATCCCGATTAGAGCTCTCATCTCTCAATGATGGAGCTCGCTTTGCCGTCTTCAAACTCAGCTCAGAGTATACGTGTGCTGAGATCCGACTCTTAAAACCGAAGCACATCAGTGCCCTGCTAGACATGCGAGGGGTGAAAGGTTCCATCAACTTTTACCAGCCATCTCCCTTTGACCTTACAACTCTTTCTCTGAACCTTACCAACCTGAACAGAAGGGTTGGACCATACCATGTTCATCTGTTTCCCACCCCACAAATGAGGTCACTCCCTGAGAGCACCTGCAGCAATGATAATGTTGGGGGCCACTGGAATCCTTTTGATGTGGACACTCGGCCATCTGTGTACCCCCCGCCCCCTGGCTCAACCCATGACCGGTACGAAATTGGTGACCTCAGTTCCAGACACGGATTGTTAAGTAATGCAAACGACATCCAGGCAAGCTTCACCGACTGGAATCTTCCACTCTTTGGACAGAACAGCATCGTCGGCCGTTCTGTGGTTTTGCACCAGCCTGATGGGGCAAGGTTTATCTGCTCAAGCATTGGCTATCCTGGGGAAGTGACCACAGCCAAGGCTATGTTCCAGAACCCAGTGGTGGGGACTATCTTGTTCACCCAGTTAAAAGAAAACCCTTACTCGGATGTCTCAGTGTTCCTGGACTTGTCTTATGGAAGACCAAATACTAATGCAACTCAGAAACACCACTGGCATATTCATAAATACCCAAtaagcacagagacagacattgATGAGGGTTGCTGTTGGTCCACTGGTGGACACTGGAACCCCTACAACATCAGCACCAGCATAAGTAGCTATAACGTAAACTGTGGACCGGAATGTCCTTTTGCTTGTGAGATCGGAGACCTATCCAGCAAACACATGATGCTTAATTTATCTGCAAATGTAGGGACACTACCTAGCAAGAACTTTTTCACAGACACTACAGCATGGGTGTCTGGACTGAGCAGCATGATTGGACGATCTGTAGTGATCCATGGCCCCGATGAGGCTGGCCGTCGCATTGCCTGTGCTAACATCACACTCCTGCGATTCCCCTCAGCCGGGACTGGATCCTGGTACGGGTCAGGGACATCCGGGGGAATTGTCCACTTCTTTCAGCTCTCTCTCCATGGTCCGACAAACATCCATGTCTCTCTGACTAATTTGGAGTCCAAAGCTGTTGGATACCATGTCCATCTGCTCCCAGTAACGAGTGGACCAGAGGCCTGCTCTGACGAGAATGTCATGGGCCACTTTAACCCATACGGCATAAATATCTCGATGTCTCCATCACCAGGGAACGGCACAGTGGATCAGTATGAGATTGGAGATATCAGCGGGAAGTTTGGGAGTCTAACTGATCAGAACCTATTCGAGAACTATTACAAGGACAGTAACATGCCACTGAGTGGACCCAACAGTATCGTAGGACGGTCAATTGTTATCCACTACAGGAACGGATCAAGGTCAGTTCGGTTTTAATGCTATTACTCATTGAAGACAACCTTTTTATTAGAATGAGTGATGACAGCACCATTTCTATGAGTCAGGTATTCTCTGAAACTTTAAAAGCGGAACAAATCTATAGTGCAGGTAAAATGCTGGCAGGTGGATTGGCCACTTCAAATTCTCCTTGAGGGTACAGTATGCAACCATCCTATCCAAAGTATATACTCACCTTGGATAGACTCTATTTCTAAAACTGTCCAGGATAACAACCTTCAtggaaattaaataataaacgaGCATATGAATAATTCTAAAGTGCTATTGCAGAACTGAATCTTACATCTATGGTTTCAGTTCCAGTTCACTGGTCCTTGGGCAGATTGACcttttaaatctctttttaaTTCCTATTCATGTCTATCCTAGTCGCTATTTATCTTGGGCTATTGCTACATTGAAAAATAGTTGGCGTCGTCAGCCTACTAAAAGAAGATAAGgccattattaattttttttggtgaaacATACACACCTCATATCACCTTACTTGAATGAGGATTGAGAGTCATTATGAGGTCAGGTATCTAAATAGGACGCTGAAGCTTATCAGCGatgtaagaaagaaaataaaaggatgACGCGAGCTTGGGTTCAGTGGCTATACAAATATTCTAAATATGTAAGTAACAGGTCCGCGTTGTACGATTTTCTGTGATACATGATACACTACTCACTTCCcgatgttaaataataaaacaggaaCTAGAGACAGAACATGAAAGTCATTTTTTAACCCAAGTGACAGGAAGTGAACATTGCAAACAATTATAGTACACTGTATGGAACAAGTCCTAAAATAAATAACGGGACAATTCATCTATGCTTTTGGACTGTGACCAGAAATATGTTGCCTCCTTTATGTTTTAATATCGTGCAGAATGCAGTGTGCTGACATCACAGCTATGAACTCCTCCGATGGGCAATGGATCATCGCCAAGGCCatattcaacagcactgtgaaagGCAAAGTAATCTtggtaatgtgttttttttcccctattgAAACTAAAAACCAGACAAGGTTGTGACACTTTACGGTTATGTCTTTACAAAATTTAGTCAACATCATGTCTAGTTACTCACAAACAGCAGTCGATTAAGGACAGGTTAGCTGTTTATTGAATAAATGCGACTCAGCTCAACATCTCTGAATACATACCTCACTCGAATAGAGAATCCAGCTGGCACACGTGGCCCTTTCACCCTCAACCAGATAAAGAGGATAAAGTGGGGGTGTCTCTTTAAATCTGCCACAAAAAGATGACACTGTCTGCTTTCTTTCCATTCTGTGGAGTGCAGTAGTGGAGAGGAAAAGGAGTGGAGATGAGAGGAGATGTAAATGTCAGACTACGTGTGATTTAATAAACGAATTCATTACTTCTACAGTAtttaatgaacattaacattgaATACACGGTTTCCTTACAGTGTTTGGACTACATAGGCCACGTGTATGGTTAGGTGTGTGAAGCTCTTCCTGAGATgaattttaacattattaagcatgtatgtgtttgtttgtgtaagaTACAAGCGGATGAGCATCAAGAAAGCGGAGCTACGTGATTGCCTATTAGTTAGACTAGATTAATATTGGGTTGTTTTTCACAAAATTCCTGGACCgtcaaatatttacattagcATTACATTATTAGCTAACATTCTGTACATCTATTCCCTGTAACAAGTCATGTAGTGTTTTCTAAGTTGTCTATGAAAAACAGCCCCACTATGTAGTACATGTTGCTATAcgtttcattattcatttaaaatatttgctaAAAGAGCAACACCGTACatgtatacataaatacatacatacatacatacatatatctatatctgtatctatctatccatctatctatctatctatatttaaaagatttaataaaaGAGCAACAccttacatgtgtgtgtgtgtgtgtgtgtgtgtgtgtgtgtgtatatatatatatgtatatatatatacacacacatgtaatgtGTTGctcttttattaaattttttaaatgaatactgAAATGTTCAGTATAATGTTTTTCATAGACAAATTAGATGCAGCCACTTCTGCATTTTCTATTGCACAGTTCAAAATTATGCCATTttcattagagatgagccggatactcctTTCATCTCTAATGAAAATGGCAACTTAGACAACTTAGATGCAGCCACTTCTGCATTTTCTATTGCACAATTCAAAATTATGCcatttttttcatctttgtAGAACTCattttccatctctctttcaTCTTCTTGCATCAATTCCAATTTTACCCGCTACAAGTCCAATTTTATCCACCACAAATATTTTGACACTGAATATTGTGTAGGTTGACTTGTCACCCCTTGctttacaaaattaaaattcCAATACATTTCATTCCTAGAGTAAAATGTACATCACTAACACATACTTTAATGATCATCTCTTTACAAAGAACGCATGATACTGATTCGAAAAGTTACCTCAGGTTACCTCAGGTTACCTCAGGCTGTTGAACTTTTCAATAGCAAGTAAATATCCAGCCttaaaaacctgaaaaaaaaactgatttaaaaatatactgACTAAAGTTGAAACTATTTTTTCCAACCACCATTATTCAGCAGcttctaaaatagcacttgatccagcacatcctattgttttacatttgtttaaaactGCATTCTCTACTTAATAGAAAGCTACTTAATAAAGCAACAAAATACCAAACAGtcaaatcaataaaatcaatgttaatgttaattcgatttggatttttttttttttttttaacgttgtGTTGAATTTCAAACTCCTAAATGTTTTCTGTACACGTCATCAGACACAACAATGTTTTCCTGATGGCAGCTTCAGTGATGTGACCCTGCTTGTGGACCTCAGAGAGTCTAACAATGCTAACGTGAGTATAGCATTTCGTAATAAATAGCTACACGAGTTAGAGTAGTAATCTAGGTCCGTGAtcgatattttattttctattgacTGTATGATTGTGCATTTAAATTCCAGAATCGTCCCATTACTACTGTTTGGCCTTTGCTCAAGATTGGACTATAAGCTTGGAATGTGTTGTTCTTtacttttaaatcatttcaatAAAAATTAACTCATTCTTCTGACTATTTGTTACATCAACAACTAAAAAGACCAGATCAATTAATTTTGTAATAACTACATTTACATGTGCATACTTCAAAATCAAGCCCTAAGTATTTTTTGTTTCGTTAAAGACTTTCCCCTACATCATCTTGCATCACTTTTGGCTTTAACTTTCAAAATTCTACTGTTAAGCAAGATTACAAACCATCAACTTCTCAgtgtgaggggggcacggtggcttagtggttagcacgtttgcctcacacctccagggttgggggttcgattcccgcctccaccttgtgtgtgtggagtttgcatgttctccccatgcctcgggggtttcctccgggtactctggtttcctcccccggtccaaagacatgcatggtaggttgattggcatctctggaaaattgtccgtagtgtgtgattgtgtgagtgaatgagactgtgtgtgtgtgtgtgccctgcgatgggttggcactccgtccagggtgtatcctgccttgatgcccgatgacgcctgagataggcacaggctccccgtgacccgaggtagtttggataagcagtagaaaatgagtgagtgagtgagaacttctCAGTGTATGAATTGGATTCTGTTTCACTTTTAAGTCCAGTCCTTTAACTCAGCTGTTTTAACATTACTTTAAAGCTTATTTAACTAATGGTTTTGTCCATAAAATTTTGTACACGTAAGCAGGAATCCACTTCAGTGGCCAAAGCTTAGCACTTGAGTGTTCTGGATCTTTCTCGAGTGTCCTACAATGACTCTTTGGCCACATAAACAACTACTGAAACTACTGAAatgacttttatttctttattttgttatcaTTTATCATCCTTGGTTCAGGTCACAAAGGCTTCCTGGTACATTACTGAAAGTCCTGTTTATGGACTGGTGTCTGGGTGTCCAGGAAATGGAGTGATTTATAACCCTTTCAACATGTCAGCTCAGGTGAGAGTGGATTTTTAAATATCAGTAAACAAATATATCATACCACTGATTTGGTCTCCTTTGGAGAGGGTGATGGAGATATCTCTCAACAAGAAATCTCCTATTGGTTTTCGATTGTGTTGAGATCTGGTGTGAAGGACTTAGCttatgaaatatacagtatgtgaaataCATATTTATCCTCATTAAACCATTCATTGAGCCATCAAAATGCCCTTTTGTAAATGCACAAGGTCATTCTGGAATAAACCACATCCATATCCATTCTGAAACAACTACACGACctcaaacaatattgcatgGGTCCTGAACTaatgtttattctttaaatacatCAGATATAAATAGTCATCCCAGCATTCCTGTGCTATCTTATCCTGGTAGTCAGTAACTTCCAAATGCTGCAGCATatccattttattcttttttttctctcccccctctctcctccctcctccctcccttAACCCAGAGCACTAACTGTTCCCCACTTACCTACTTGGCCTGCGAGGTTGGAGATCTGACCAGCAAACACGGATCTGTCAGTTTCACACAAAGGCAACTCTTCACTGATGCACATCTTCAGCTGGCTGGAGATTACACAGGTACGTCTTCGCATTTGTGCTTATACAGTACCTCCATATCTTCACTGACCTCACAATGTGATTTCAGCTGCTGGACAGGTATGTAATATAACCTTTCCTAATAAATATGTATAGGAATAAGACACtagttatgggaaaataatcaacaatggcATGGTGTGGTGAAGCCAAATTACTGATTCCATCTCTTTTCATCTCAATAacaacacaccacagctcaattaaaaaagtaatgaaTGACACGTCATACTTGATATCCACTTATCACTTGTGATACAGTAGCTGTAAACAGCCATCAGCCTTGTTTCTTTGACTGTTACAACCAAGACGTTGCAATAACTCTTCCATCCTTAGACTTTCCCG includes the following:
- the cusr gene encoding uncharacterized protein cusr, which gives rise to MCLSAAFLLLTLCGPSFGQYLSRFNMAGVTGLVWFDSIQQTANVNLNGTGIETCGSFNLTLTEFPVMYGHVAQPCLKAHIGKRVFTLSVNNSISVVNISQMLQLIPNLEARSLLVESCNGINACAGVIAESTVTTWQARFFSVVAGNIYLRQISGQPSGTLLSNLVSLNQNNSSFDNVSVFLSQSSAASCEAFLGSLNPNSLIKLGQLMVGNPLEPVKSRLELSSLNDGARFAVFKLSSEYTCAEIRLLKPKHISALLDMRGVKGSINFYQPSPFDLTTLSLNLTNLNRRVGPYHVHLFPTPQMRSLPESTCSNDNVGGHWNPFDVDTRPSVYPPPPGSTHDRYEIGDLSSRHGLLSNANDIQASFTDWNLPLFGQNSIVGRSVVLHQPDGARFICSSIGYPGEVTTAKAMFQNPVVGTILFTQLKENPYSDVSVFLDLSYGRPNTNATQKHHWHIHKYPISTETDIDEGCCWSTGGHWNPYNISTSISSYNVNCGPECPFACEIGDLSSKHMMLNLSANVGTLPSKNFFTDTTAWVSGLSSMIGRSVVIHGPDEAGRRIACANITLLRFPSAGTGSWYGSGTSGGIVHFFQLSLHGPTNIHVSLTNLESKAVGYHVHLLPVTSGPEACSDENVMGHFNPYGINISMSPSPGNGTVDQYEIGDISGKFGSLTDQNLFENYYKDSNMPLSGPNSIVGRSIVIHYRNGSRMQCADITAMNSSDGQWIIAKAIFNSTVKGKVILTQQCFPDGSFSDVTLLVDLRESNNANVTKASWYITESPVYGLVSGCPGNGVIYNPFNMSAQSTNCSPLTYLACEVGDLTSKHGSVSFTQRQLFTDAHLQLAGDYTVIYRSLVLREGNKTIDCADIVPVSPSARQIFPSVTTFSRYDFRKRVADVLAISISRVSILPGSFSTVARGRCQQVTFLVSGDMSLQKLSAVKDSEMMGMYRQTEWCTKSGVAGFLTSQGGIFQVFSLSVVYLLHSLIVCWTLQ